The sequence GGATTGCTGCCTGCCGTGAAGGGGTCGATGTAAAGACAACCAATGCTAAAGCACGGCTTAAAAGGCTGTCAACGCTGTGGATAAATCCAGCGTTGCGGTATAGTTGTCGGCTCCTTGTCAGGCTTCGCCGCGACCTTTCGCCTATGCTTGGTTTTTCATCTTTTGCCTTGAACCCCAGGGGCATGGGACCATGAGCCTCCTTTGGACACAATGCATGACCAAGCTGGAAGGCGAGTTGCCGGCCCAGCAATTCAATACCTGGATCCGTCCGCTGCAGGCGGTGGAGAACGGTGCTGAGCTCAAGCTGCTAGCCCCCAACCGGTTCGTGTTGGAGTGGGTGAAGCAACATTTCCTGGACAAGATCGAAGAGGTGCTTGCCGCCCAAGAGATCGACCCGGTCCCTCGCTTGGTGCTGGAAATCGGTACCAAGGCCCAGGAGGGCCCGGCCACGGTGGCCACCGTCAAACGGCAGCCGGGCCCGAAACGGGCCCTGCCCAACAACCTGAATGCTGCTTTCACCTTCGATACCTTCGTCGAGGGCAAGTCCAACCAACTGGCCAAGGCTGCTTCTGCCCAGGTGGCGCAAAACGTCGGCCGCGCCTATAACCCGCTGTTCATCTATGGCGGGGTTGGACTGGGCAAGACCCATCTGATGCACGCCATCGGCAATGAGATTCTCTCCAGCAACCCTTCGGCCAACATCATTTATCTCCATTCCGAGCGGTTCGTGTCGGATATGGTCAAGGCCTTGCAGCACAATGCCATCAATGCATTTAAGGACTATTACCGGACCGTCGATGCCCTGCTGATCGACGATATTCAATTCTTTGCCGGCAAAGAGCGATCCCAAGAGGAGTTCTTCCACACTTTCAATACCCTCCTCGAGAACAAACACCAGGTGGTGCTCACCTGCGACCGTTATCCCAAAGAGATCAAAGGCCTGGAGGAACGGTTGAAATCCCGCTTCGGCTGGGGATTGCCGGTAGCCATTGAGCCCCCGGACTTGGAAACTCGGGTCGCCATATTAAAAAGCAAGGCGGCGCTCGCCGAGGTGGAATTGCCGGATGAAGTGGCGTTCTTTATCGGCAAACGCATCCGGTCCAATATCCGCGAGCTGGAAGGCGCTTTACGGCGGGTCATCGCCAACGCCCATTTCACCGGGAAGCCCATCACT is a genomic window of Candidatus Methylocalor cossyra containing:
- the dnaA gene encoding chromosomal replication initiator protein DnaA, encoding MSLLWTQCMTKLEGELPAQQFNTWIRPLQAVENGAELKLLAPNRFVLEWVKQHFLDKIEEVLAAQEIDPVPRLVLEIGTKAQEGPATVATVKRQPGPKRALPNNLNAAFTFDTFVEGKSNQLAKAASAQVAQNVGRAYNPLFIYGGVGLGKTHLMHAIGNEILSSNPSANIIYLHSERFVSDMVKALQHNAINAFKDYYRTVDALLIDDIQFFAGKERSQEEFFHTFNTLLENKHQVVLTCDRYPKEIKGLEERLKSRFGWGLPVAIEPPDLETRVAILKSKAALAEVELPDEVAFFIGKRIRSNIRELEGALRRVIANAHFTGKPITLEFAKEALRDLIALQDRLVNVENIQKTVAEYYKIRVADLLSSKRTRSVTRPRQMAMALAKELTNHSLPEIGQMFGGRDHTTVLHACRKVVELRESDNKFAEDYSNLMRTLSA